A stretch of Aedes aegypti strain LVP_AGWG chromosome 2, AaegL5.0 Primary Assembly, whole genome shotgun sequence DNA encodes these proteins:
- the LOC110675295 gene encoding general odorant-binding protein 66-like yields MVIESFVFLILIAGIVLPASADSNPACMKLPSVKGLNGNSSCCNFPPLAELKSMEECWSEISSKKEPELVKLCKPLQCMFKRFKVLTVNGTLDKAAAEKYLDNQLKNQTEWLRITKSILLDQCLPMVEKNYTQIVQFFKTNRMDIPDPGQCSLKPMLVSICFSAIAFAKCPVSSSSQSPICSEWKKYSNNCTENMEDILQTFKQLDKMSSAV; encoded by the exons ATGGTtattgaaagttttgtttttctgaTTTTGATTGCTGGAATAGTTTTG CCAGCATCAGCTGATTCAAACCCAGCATGTATGAAACTTCCAAGTGTGAAGGGACTAAATGGAAATAGC TCTTGCTGTAATTTTCCGCCTCTGGCGGAACtgaaatccatggaagaatGCTGGAGCGAGATTTCTTCTAAAAAAGAGCCTGAATTGGTTAAGTTATGT AAACCACTGCAATGCATGTTCAAACGATTCAAGGTGCTGACAGTGAATGGCACCCTGGACAAAGCTGCAGCCGAAAAGTATTTGGACAATCAGCTGAAAAATCAAACCGAATGGCTACGGATCACCAAGTCCATCCTGCTGGATCAGTGTTTGCCGATGGTGGAGAAAAACTACACCCAAAttgtgcaatttttcaaaacgaaCAGAATGGACATCCCCGATCCGGGTCAATGCTCGCTCAAACCGATGCTGGTGAGCATCTGCTTCTCTGCGATTGCGTTTGCG AAATGTCCAGTGTCGTCTTCAAGTCAAA GCCCCATCTGCAGTGAGTGGAAGAAATACTCAAACAATTGTACTGAGAACATGGAGGATATCTTACAAACGTTCAAACAGTTGGATAAAATGTCTTCTGCCGTTTAG